In Podospora pseudoanserina strain CBS 124.78 chromosome 5, whole genome shotgun sequence, a single window of DNA contains:
- a CDS encoding hypothetical protein (EggNog:ENOG50KOG0660; COG:H): MARWLDPFIGFQEEVPSLCSRGINGFGQEESYIPYQALEKYWDPDKINEVLNSRKGELQNLDVETIQTSFLRIFSILVFSTKHNAFRISYLSKFINNHIDDHNLPLLRDQHPHSDPAMAVFSTGEEGLAAWEAFDKHQFMFNPFMLETKCRHNHPLAERCIVPWKRVGELSRSKNNSTVVEKFKINSDSELRQLVETIAVKKICLRHDDEDLTREAEETFSNELVAYIGLKNNSLQEDASRYFLRYYGSFRQGGWGYVLLEYADKGSLTEFYARNNMPYYPWQVYNVWKAMLNLLRGLELLHHFNNHKACPAVRGIHQDLKPSNIFVFEDREDLTEDKPPYKHKYIFKIGDFGLSSMRLRQTLHPDNKGTKMYGAPEITTPTAELRHLDGGATYKVDIWSMGCIYFEMLIWINSGEAGRDECLIKRLKEGGPDGAFHNRGKELAALEEMLELTLSCKRQCDDLTQPIAERIMLSMLCVDPCDRSKAKQLIREFQAILEKTAGGDNARNGPTPRTALTGTRTQPSHNTRGKAAHLSNAQPRAIYGTHPSGSPDLMTGYPSRVAANDHNKSEDGEDFGKAGHSLGPPLGPVQEPPAHRVHPSAAYRGDIPTSNSRAPPRSLPTRVSAHGVPHSNQHNLEDVVVPLFGGQRPPSSALSPTNNQGLKQAFFVTQRPLSVDSGRAADRHLGSIETMAGFQPAYSQPDTTSPVYSPRSTRQGKLPASRPSSDSTARRGEQDGPFVWDILVHKESSKKRKWPRGSFEHLLGQADALKYQQGREQIFIVDDSESMWKYWKSVVDTFEALSYLVKACDPDGIELYLISEPQKKKANKNSTTDLVKFLRELKQPTKQNSNIESSFSRILENVRVTISDTASNSSRVSIFRPQSGAGISIYFFTDGVWDDDDKQGNPNIAHPIQNLIRKMQQNNHDRTKIMIQFIQFGNDPAGTRRLRYLDNGLKSELDEFDIVDRKPWNSNVWKILIGSLNRKNDKDSDDEEQDVFHNAQEGDRLGIQDNSVASSSPLQTTWLPPRQTTRVSSNSQMHPTNCPFGTGRGECICR; this comes from the exons ATGGCCAGGTGGTTGGACCCATTCATCGGCTTCCAGGAAGAGGTCCCATCGCTCTGCTCACGGGGCATCAATGGCTTTGGCCAGGAAGAGAGCTATATCCCTTACCAGGCGTTGGAAAAGTATTGGGATCCcgacaagatcaacgagGTGCTCAATTCCCGCAAAGGCGAGTTGCAAAACCTCGATGTCGAAACTATCCAGACAAGCTTTCTCCgcatcttctccatcctGGTTTTCAGTACGAAACATAACGCCTTCAGGATCAGCTATCTTTCCAAATTCATCAACAATCATATTGACGACCACAATCTGCCCCTATTGCGGGATCAGCATCCTCACTCTGACCCTGCCATGGCCGTCTTTTCCACCGGAGAGGAAGGTCTCGCAGCATGGGAGGCGTTTGACAAGCACCAATTCATGTTCAACCCCTTTATGCTGGAGACAAAGTGCCGACACAACCATCCCCTGGCCGAGCGGTGTATCGTTCCATGGAAACGCGTCGGTGAACTATCCAGGTCGAAAAACAACTCCACCGTCGTTGAGAAATTCAAGATCAACTCGGACAGCGAGTTGCGTCAATTGGTG GAAACCATTGCCGTGAAGAAGATTTGCCTACGacacgacgacgaggacctCACACGCGAAGCCGAGGAAACGTTCTCAAACGAGCTGGTGGCATACATTGGGTTGAAGAACAACTCATTGCAAGAGGATGCATCGCGATATTTCCTCCGATATTACGGCTCGTTCAGGcaggggggttggggctaTGTGCTCCTTGAATACGCCGACAAAGGAAGCTTGACGGAATTCTACGCTAGGAACAATATGCCCTACTACCCCTGGCAGGTGTACAATGTATGGAAAGCCATGCTGAATCTTCTCAGAGGCCTAGAGCTCCTTCACCATTTTAACAATCACAAGGCCTGCCCTGCTGTGCGAGGCATCCATCAAGATCTCAAACCGTCCAATATCTTTGTGTTCGAGGACCGCGAAGACCTCACCGAAGACAAGCCGCCCTACAAGCACAAGTACATCTTCAAGATTGGCGACTTCGGGTTGAGCAGCATGCGCCTAAGGCAGACTCTCCATCCAGACAACAAAGGGACCAAGATGTACGGGGCACCAGAGATCACCACACCCACGGCTGAACTTCGCCATTTAGATGGCGGTGCAACTTATAAGGTAGACATCTGGTCAATGGGGTGTATCTACTTCGAAATGCTCATTTGGATCAACTCTGGCGAGGCGGGGCGAGACGAGTGTCTGATCAAACGTCTCAAAGAGGGCGGCCCTGATGGGGCATTTCACAACCGGGGAAAAGAGCTTGCCGCCCTCGAGGAGATGTTGGAGCTAACGCTCTCCTGCAAACGGCAATGTGACGACCTTACCCAGCCTATAGCTGAACGAATCATGCTGTCAATGCTATGCGTTGACCCTTGCGACAGATCGAAAGCCAAACAGCTTATACGAGAGTTTCAGGCGATCCTAGAAAAGACTGCTGGAGGAGACAACGCCCGCAATGGTCCGACACCACGTACGGCTCTTACAGGTACCCGCACTCAACCCAGTCACAACACGCGTGGCAAAGCAGCCCATTTATCCAACGCTCAACCGCGCGCTATCTACGGTACTCATCCTTCGGGCTCACCCGATCTCATGACAGGATATCCTTCACGTGTTGCAGCAAACGATCACAACAAAAGCGAAGACGGCGAGGACTTTGGCAAGGCAGGCCATTCTCTTGGGCCACCGCTAGGGCCAGTACAAGAACCGCCCGCTCATCGCGTCCATCCTTCTGCCGCATATCGTGGCGACATCCCTACCTCTAACTCACGGGCTCCGCCTAGGAGCCTCCCTACCCGGGTCAGTGCACATGGTGTGCCACACTCCAATCAACACAACCTTGAAGATGTTGTTGTTCCCTTATTTGGCGGACAGCgccctccatcatctgctCTTTCACCTACGAACAACCAAGGTCTAAAGCAGGCATTCTTTGTCACACAGCGGCCGTTGTCAGTCGATTCCGGAAGGGCAGCGGATAGGCATTTAGGTTCCATAGAAACCATGGCGGGTTTTCAGCCTGCCTACTCTCAGCCCGATACAACCTCGCCTGTTTACAGCCCCAGGTCAACCCGACAGGGGAAGTTGCCTGCCTCGAGACCAAGCAGTGATTCAACCGCCAGGCGTGGGGAACAGGATGGTCCTTTCGTCTGGGATATTCTTGTTCACAAAGAAAGtagcaagaagaggaaatgGCCACGTGGATCATTTGAACACTTGCTGGGACAAGCCGACGCTCTGAAGTATCAGCAAGGCAGAGAACAG ATATTCATCGTCGATGACTCCGAAAGCATGTGGAAGTACTGGAAAAGTGTTGTGGATACTTTCGAGGCGCTGTCCTACCTAGTCAAGGCGTGTGATCCCGACGGCATTGAGCTCTATCTCATCTCGGAACcacagaagaagaaggcgaacAAGAACTCAACTACCGACCTTGTAAAATTTTTAAGAGAACTTAAACAGCCCACCAAGCAGAACAGCAACATCGAGTCGAGCTTCAGTCGTATCTTGGAGAACGTTAGGGTGACGATCTCGGACACGGCGAGCAATTCAAGCCGTGTGTCGATTTTCAGACCCCAATCTGGAGCTGGAATCAGCATCTATTTTTTTACCGATGGTGTGTgggacgatgacgacaagCAGGGGAACCCAAACATTGCTCACCCGATCCAAAATTTGATACGAAAAATGCAGCAAAATAACCACGACCGAACCAAAATCATGATACAATTTATCCAGTTCGGCAACGACCCAGCTGGAACCAGGCGCCTGAGGTATCTTGACAACGGGCTCAAGTCAGAGCTGGATGAGTT TGACATCGTCGACCGCAAACCATGGAACAGCAATGTCTGGAAAATACTGATCGGAAGCCTCAACCGCAAAAATGACAAGGACAGCGATGACGAAGAACAGGACGTATTCCACAACGCACAAGAGGGTGACAGATTGGGTATCCAGGACAACAGTGTGGCGAGCTCCTCGCCCTTACAAACCACGTGGTTGCCTCCGAGACAGACCACCCGGGTCTCCTCGAACTCCCAGATGCATCCCACGAATTGTCCATTCGGAACTGGACGAGGCGAGTGTATATGCCGTTAG
- a CDS encoding hypothetical protein (COG:S; EggNog:ENOG503P1TQ), which produces MAGGSGAASSRGRGKFRKFTRGGGKHFSKNLRPLDADGNEMGMWGDAPAKDEEEDSDSEDDSSEEESEDDNDAVKIPTAAAEELSREERKKQKKAAKEAAIKAKKGPVQVGDMPSDSDEEESEEEEASKMPANPNHSRAARNQTKVPKKSADDDEELAAGTKKLAVSAPNKKEREAIAAQEAKERYMKLHEQGKTDQAKADLARLREIRAKREEEAARRLAEKQEQDEANRLKKAEIEAKEAKKREAALGPAAKKKGKK; this is translated from the exons ATGGCAGGCGGCAGCGGCGCAGCTAGCTCTCGCGGCAGAGGAAAGTTCAGAAAGTTCACCCGCGGTG GCGGCAAACACTTCTCCAAGAACCTCCGCCCCCTCGACGCTGACGGCAACGAAATGGGCATGTGGGGCGACGCCCCAGccaaagacgaagaagaagactccGACTCTGAGGATGACTCCTCGGAGGAGGAATCCGAAGACGACAACGACGCCGTCAAAATccccacggcggcggcggaggagctaAGCCGCGAGGAGcgcaagaagcaaaagaaggccgccaaggaagccgccatcaaggcgaagaagggaCCTGTCCAAGTGGGGGATATGCCGTCAGActctgacgaggaggagagcgaggaggaggaggccagcAAAATGCCTGCCAACCCGAACCACTCCCGTGCTGCTCGCAACCAGACCAAGGTCCCCAAGAAGAGCgcggatgatgacgaggaactCGCGGCCGGGACGAAGAAGCTGGCTGTTTCGGCGCCGAAtaagaaggagagggaggccatTGCTGCgcaggaggccaaggagagaTATATGAAGCTTCATGAGCAGGGCAAGACGGATCAGGCAAAGGCGGatttggcgaggttgagggagattAGGGcgaagagagaggaggaggcggcgaggagatTG GCTGAGAAGCAAGAGCAAGACGAGGCCAACCGtctcaagaaggccgagatcgaggccaaggaggccaagaagcgcGAGGCGGCTCTTGGTCCtgcggcgaagaagaagggcaagaaatGA
- a CDS encoding hypothetical protein (EggNog:ENOG503P6VN; COG:S): MTSVTGPQDVVRKMDLVSMCMRAVAKHMASLTTNHLVLLPEPRLRQLFRLLNPIMTYTQWQLLADAIYINTSRTNTPHGVKPFRWEDDVEPDELPRRIQTMQPHPGNVHFLTILKIKDIERFNTRDLLLLAELRSLVILHMEDHGIKTAAHSGFSCNKPSLNLNNHLIRGWSEKKEPFPSLRSLILFAMPGSLSIHMLHYATKFPKIKAVYVNSPMTNPPPVIGQPLKDAPAWAPVECYRYVYWDMDMALQYEELGLDNPYTTITLVTPSEPGQVNTNKGLLRNLCVWEFSRDWNVEVQAEEAPTVAVTQPKRKATTESAGVKPKKKSQKIGDLLSSFG; the protein is encoded by the exons ATGACTTCGGTAACTGGTCCCCAGGATGTGGTCCGTAAGATGGATCTGGTCTCTATGTGTATGCGCGCGGTCGCTAAGCACATGGCCAGCCTCACAACAAACCATCTCGTGCTTTTACCAGAACCCCGCCTCAGGCAGCTTTTTAGGCTCTTGAATCCAAT aATGACATACACCCAATGGCAACTCCTCGCCGATGCCATTTACATCAACACCTCACGGACAAACACCCCACATGGTGTTAAGCCTTTCCGCTGGGAAGATGACGTCGAGCCGGACGAGTTACCCAGACGCATCCAAACCATGCAGCCGCACCCGGGCAACGTTCACTTCCTCACCATTCTTAAAATTAAAGATATTGAGAGATTCAATACCcgcgacctcctcctcctcgctgaaTTGCGCAGCCTGGTCATCCTGCACATGGAAGACCACGGCATCAAAACAGCCGCTCACTCGGGATTCTCGTGCAACAAACCGAGCTTGAATCTaaacaaccacctcatccGAGGTTGGagcgagaaaaaagaacccttcccttccctccgCAGTCTCATTCTCTTTGCCATGCCAGGCTCGCTCAGTATACACATGCTGCACTATGCAACTAAGttccccaagatcaaggcaGTGTACGTCAACTCGCCAATGACAAACCCGCCACCGGTCATCGGCCAGCCGCTGAAGGACGCGCCTGCCTGGGCGCCGGTGGAGTGTTACCGGTACGTGTACTGGGACATGGACATGGCTTTGCAGTATGAGGAGCTGGGACTGGATAATCCGTATACTACCATCACTTTGGTGACGCCGTCGGAGCCGGGACAGGTGAACACCAATAAGGGTTTACTGAGGAATTTGTGCGTATGGGAGTTTTCCAGGGATTGGAATGTTGAGGTGCAGGCTGAGGAAGCGCCTACGGTAGCAGTAACGCAGCCTAAGAGGAAGGCTACTACTGAGAGCGCGGGGGTaaagccgaagaagaagtcgCAGAAGATTGGGGATTTATTGAGTAGTTTTGGATga
- a CDS encoding hypothetical protein (EggNog:ENOG503Q4Q1), translated as MSTPSTMVDCYDQLESCCDIAEAWPSNLFRSKCFRHTSQSYRKRIAEVQERLFDPNPEYALVEFLEAFHGENGFHSTKCSSLVDLKRHLRINRKDPICRHVFFEAEHSRAPLDCSKEMFVFSMSFLQVMAPFVDLLLGFGQSQNRKEFHYTSFRHENYLVASKVQNFEIPRLGRSGLEIKLCYNLWSVETSVGNNSAGSFRQTALYHSFDLRSGQSLWVNISVNAEMKNRITDAASSYEELTTEALVDIQGSFSASLTTHLVAFEWCSENWRQYITKLETTLRAIINKVQRAPVGKMESTLALDTKNLLKALKAPISSSQIVESNLVTSPDLVNPGSPASPFNSTRTFTRRSTLKSAVISPLNTRASTNSTATSMQSFPGSPVRRETFSPILGCPPESSTEKKGRRIHHDQDPFDMLKDISLEKLQELNGIGADLHTAGLVMKLDSDVLRDVMRHYESLIEAEEFPANLKACRPVLAEFSRRATSIVRALEMEQTRIATLMLLFHDGRGLFEHVLQFRNLEQSKLFNASANISQQRMEEFTEQMHKSTLNMESVTESMHVIAQKTEKDTSSMHVITIVTLLFLPGTFVAVRLGLPTLIAHAFTTLLTYSQTFFGSGLFQWDEANLEMSFPIWKGEFFKLFAKICFPLMGATITIWCFVSYLSFWRECLRACWNRLRACWNRKKLADEEQGTTAMGVAERELKLK; from the exons ATGTCTACCCCGAGCACCATGGTCGACTGTTACGACCAGCTTGAATCCTGCTGTGACATCGCAGAAGCATGGCCTTCGAACCTTTTCCGCTCAAAATGCTTTCGACACACTTCGCAGTCATATCGAAAGCGAATCGCCGAGGTGCAAGAGCGGCTTTTTGATCCCAATCCTGAATATGCCTTGGTGGAGTTCCTCGAAGCATTTCATGGGGAAAATGGCTTCCATTCAACAAAGTGCAGTAGCCTGGTTGACTTAAAGCGACATCTTCGAATCAACCGTAAAGACCCGATATGTCGACATGT ATTCTTCGAAGCCGAACACTCCCGAGCACCTCTAGACTGTTCAAAAGAGATGTTTGTATTCAGCATGTCGTTTCTTCAAGTCATGGCTCCTTTTGTGGACCTCCTACTGGGCTTTGGGCAGTCGCAGAACAGGAAGGAGTTCCATTATACATCTTTCCGTCACGAGAACTATCTAGTGGCGTCAAAAGTCCAGAATTTCGAAATTCCACGGCTGGGTCGATCTGGTCTGGAGATCAAGCTCTGTTACAATCTATGGAGCGTGGAGACATCTGTTGGAAACAACTCAGCGGGTTCATTCCGACAGACAGCCCTCTATCACTCCTTCGACCTCCGGTCTGGCCAGTCACTTTGGGTAAACATCAGCGTTAATGCCGAGATGAAAAATCGGATCACCGACGCGGCCAGTTCATATGAGGAATTAACAACGGAGGCGTTGGTAGACATCCAAGGCTCTTTCTCCGCAAGTCTTACTACCCACCTTGTTGCTTTCGAGTGGTGTTCAGAGAACTGGCGTCAATATATTACCAAACTGGAAACGACTTTGCGAGCAATAATCAACAAGGTCCAGCGTGCTCCCGTCGGGAAAATGGAGAGCACTCTTGCGCTGGATACCAAAAATCTTCTCAAGGCACTCAAGGCCCCTATAAGCTCTTCCCAAATAGTCGAGTCGAACTTGGTCACTTCCCCGGATCTTGTCAACCCAGGaagcccagccagccccttCAATTCCACGCGAACCTTCACTCGGCGTAGTACATTGAAGTCAGCAGTTATCAGTCCGCTGAACACAAGAGCGTCTACTAATTCGACTGCAACAAGTATGCAGTCCTTCCCGGGTTCCCCTGTCCGGCGAGAAACATTCTCGCCCATACTTGGTTGCCCACCGGAATCATCgactgagaagaagggccGAAGAATCCACCATGATCAAGATCCGTTTGACATGTTGAAAGACATTTCACTTGAGAAGTTACAAGAGCTCAACGGAATTGGAGCGGATCTGCATACCGCTGGCCTCGTGATGAAGTTGGACTCCGATGTCCTTCGTGATGTAATGAGACATTATGAAAGCCTCATTGAAGCGGAAGAGTTTCCAGCGAACCTCAAGGCTTGTAGGCCAGTGCTTGCTGAGTTCTCTCGACGCGCCACGTCGATTGTGAGAGCCCTAGAGATGGAGCAGACACGGATTGCAACGCTGAtgctcctcttccatgaTGGCAGGGGACTG TTTGAACATGTCCTCCAGTTTCGCAACCTGGAACAGAGCAAGCTCTTTAATGCGAGTGCCAATATAAGCCAACAGCGGATGGAGGAATTCACGGAGCAAATGCACAAGTCGACACTCAATATGGAGTCAGTGACCGAAAGCATGCACGTAATAGCGCAGAAGACCGAGAAGGACACATCTTCAATGCATGTTATCACTATTGTCACCCTTCTCTTCCTACCTGGAACCTTCGTTGCCGTAAGACTCGGCCTGCCGACTTTGATCGCCCATGCATTCACGACTTTGCTAACATACAGCCAGACATTCTTCGGCAGCGGTTTATTCCAGTGGGATGAAGCGAATCTGGAAATGAGCTTTCCAATCTGGAAAGGGGAATTCTTCAAACTGTTTGCCAAGATATGCTTCCCCCTCATGGGCGCTACTATCACCATTTGGTGTTTCGTTTCCTATCTGTCTTTTTGGAGGGAGTGCTTGCGAGCATGCTGGAACAGACTGAGAGCATGTTGGAACAGAAAGAAGCTTGCTGACGAAGAGCAAGGAACAACCGCAATGGGTGTTGCGGAGAGGGAATTGAAGCTAAAATAG
- a CDS encoding hypothetical protein (COG:S; EggNog:ENOG503P71W), which translates to MAFRAMWYVVGTKKSPHGTLYMHCNVKPGASKNREGVASVGEDAVEICVAAQAREGEANKAVIKVLSEVLDLPKSNLEITQGHKSRNKTVAVIGPWVNSGEEECLKRVKEYLDKAVEES; encoded by the exons ATGGCCTTCCGCGCCATGTGGTACGTCGTCGGGACCAAGAAATCACCCCACGGCACCCTCTACATGCACTGCAATGTCAAGCCAGGAGCCAGCAAGAACCGCGAGGGTGTAGCTTCGGTGGGCGAAGATGCAGTGGAGATATGTGTAGCTGCACAAgcgagagagggagaggccaATAAAGCAGTTATCAAGGTTCTCAGCGAG GTTCTTGACCTTCCCAAGTCCAACCTGGAAATTACCCAGGGCCATAAATCGAGAAATAAGACTGTCGCCGTGATTGGGCCGTGGGTCAActctggcgaggaggagtgTCTCAAGCGGGTCAAGGAGTATCTGGACAAGGCTGTGGAAGAGTCCTGA
- the CSR1_2 gene encoding phosphatidylinositol transfer protein csr1 (EggNog:ENOG503NTVK; COG:I): MQTSLLFSVSRSASSRILLFTSKKGFGVSSAHRCIRFNQVNSSTSSSLTSLKRDLTSSPKTENSPLVQRQFQQSQPLQSSASALLLTALTVGLVYSAYYSYHKTSPKPTSHSEPLQDITPEDLTAMASELAAGRPGNLTSEQEEKLRQLWKLIFQVCRVGEENQAPAANVPQTTTTISAPPAEEEKKKSRMTSLWSRSSKANKSESDAASTTSSTAPTTAADGAPVNIQLSLGSKDGEADKYGQTKHFYETLQSYPPSAIRDTIWSMVKHDHPDALVLRFLRARKWDVEKALIMLVSTMAWRAKEMDVDGDIMKNGELEAVEKNDGISKDFLAQIRKGISYVHGCDKQGRPLCFVNVRLHKAGEQSEESLERYTVYLIETCRMLLRGGVDTAVSFYRKLETRGMGFKGGGGGLHADDEGDQTIVFDMTGFSMANMDYTPVKFMIKCFEANYPECLGTVLVHKAPWIFQGIWKVIRGWLDPVVANKVHFTNNATEMQEYIPLKHIPKDLDGQEDWSYKYVEPVTGENDKMKDTATRDELLRQRAELYKQYEEATMEWIKTADAGVKKRREEIADKMREDYWRVDPYIRARSYYDRTGVLLPGGEVDWYPGEKKNGEVKKEAVTSPDDLD; the protein is encoded by the exons ATGCAGACCTCGCTGCTTTTTAGTGTCTCGCGGTCTGCTTCCTCCCGTATATTGTTATTCACGTCAAAAAAGGGTTTCGGTGTTTCTTCCGCGCATCGTTGCATACGATTTAACCAGGTCAACTCTTCAACGTCATCATCGCTCACCTCACTCAAACGTGACCTCACAAGCTCACCCAAGACTGAGAACTCACCTCTAGTCCAGCGGCAGTTTCAGCAAAGCCAACCTCTACAGAGCTCAGCTTCAGCACTTTTACTCACTGCCCTTACCGTCGGCTTAGTATACTCAGCTTACTACTCTTACCACAAAACCtcacccaaacccacctctcACTCTGAACCTCTTCAAGACATCACCCCCGAAGACCTCACAGCTATGGCCTCCGAACTCGCCGCCGGCCGCCCAGGCAACCTCACttcggagcaggaggagaagctccgCCAGCTCTGGAAACTCATCTTCCAAGTGTGCCGCGTAGGCGAAGAAAACCAAGCTCCTGCTGCCAACGTCCCTCAGACAACAACCACTATTTCCGCTCCCCcagcagaggaagaaaagaaaaagtcccGTATGACCTCCCTTTGGTCCCGCTCCAGCAAGGCCAACAAATCGGAATCTGACGCCGCGTCCACAACTTCTTCTACCGCcccaaccaccgccgccgacggCGCCCCTGTCAACATCCAGCTCTCCCTCGGATCAAAGGATGGGGAGGCAGACAAGTATGGGCAAACAAAGCACTTTTACGAAACGCTCCAATcctaccccccctccgcAATTAGGGATACCATCTGGAGCATGGTCAAGCACGACCACCCTGATGCTTTGGTTTTGCGATTTCTCCGCGCTCGTAAGTGGGATGTGGAAAAGGCGTTGATTATGCTTGTGTCGACGATGGCGTGGAGGgcgaaggagatggatgtgGATGGAGATATCATGAAGAatggggagctggaggcggtggagaagaaTGATGGGATCAGCAAGGACTTTCTGGCGCAGATAAGGAAGGGGATCAGTTATGTTCACGGATGTGACAAGCAGGGGAGGCCGTTGTGTTTTGTGAATGTGAGGTTGCACAAGGCGGGGGAGCAGAGCGAGGAGAGTCTGGAGAGGTATACGGTGTATTTGATTGAGACTTGTcggatgttgttgagggggggggttgataCGGCGGTGAGTTTTTATCGCAAGTTGGAAacaagggggatgggatttaaaggtggtggtggtgggttgcaTGCTGACGATGAAGGGGACCAGACGATTGTTTTTGACATGACGGGATTCTCGATGGCGAATATGGACTATACGCCTGTCAAGTTTATGATTAAGTGCTTTGAGGCTAATTATCCGGAATGTTTGGGGACTGTGCTGGTTCACAAGGCTCCGTGGATTTTTCAGg GTATCTGGAAAGTCATCCGCGGCTGGCTCGACCCCGTCGTCGCCAACAAGGTGCACTTTACCAATAACGCCACCGAGATGCAAGAGTACATTCCCCTCAAGCACATCCCCAAGGACCTTGACGGGCAGGAGGACTGGTCCTACAAGTATGTCGAGCCGGTGACGGGTGAGAACGACAAGATGAAGGATACTGCCACGAGAGATGAGCTGTTGAGGCAGAGGGCGGAGCTTTACAAGCAATATGAGGAGGCTACGATGGAGTGGATCAAGACTGCGGATgcgggggtgaagaagaggagggaagagATTGCGGACAAGATGAGGGAGGATTACTGGAGGGTTGATCCGTATATTCGGGCGAGGAGTTATTATGACCGCACGGGGGTGCTGTTgccgggtggtgaggtggattGGTAtccgggggagaagaagaatggggaggtcaagaaggaggcggtcaCTTCGCCGGATGATTTGGACTAG
- a CDS encoding hypothetical protein (EggNog:ENOG503P5N9) — MDAQVPQMIRQEVDNYRLEWEKLRDYLYTLFPEYTEYIELETHRNDVYIAWIPNELTPTEMNHIYTNLRTRRKGIR; from the exons ATGGATGCCCAGGTCCCGCAGATGATCAGACAAGAGGTTGATAATTACAGGCTAGAATGGGAGAAACTCCGTGACTACCTTTATACTTTGTTTCCAGAGTACACCGAATACATCGAACTTGAG ACACATAGAAACGACGTCTATATCGCCTGGATCCCCAATGAATTGACACCAACTGAGATGAACCATATTTACACCAATCTCAGGACGCGCAGGAAGGGGATTCGGTGA
- the DAM1 gene encoding DASH complex subunit dam1 (EggNog:ENOG503P44E; BUSCO:EOG09265J36; COG:S): MPSDERERDRHGNRERRPRSTSRSRPTTPLRPSSRSSFRESARSSVQGDNASFPLNAFEPAFAELSDAMADLEANMMHFQLMHESLARFSESFASFLYGLNMNAFCVDFPEGPMAESFRRMRAREQEQQLQEQQQQQQSSDGFDGDPTFMTTDTSFAEPASVKKPAPKYSATGRASRVPPPSVRGTTSSTRGGTTRGGARGASSSTRGTRGTSSTARGRGRGVR, translated from the exons ATGCCGTCGGACGAGAGGGAAAGAGACAGACACGGCAACAGAGAACGGCGCCCCCGTTCAACATCACGAAGCagaccaacaacccctctccGACCCTCCTCTCGCTCCTCGTTTCGCGAATCAGCCCGATCTAGTGTCCAGGGCGATAATGCGTCCTTCCCGCTCAACGCATTCGAGCCCGCCTTTGCGGAGCTTTCCGATGCTATGGCCGACCTCGAGGCGAACATGATGCACTTCCAGCTGATGCACGAGTCTTTGGCGCGCTTTAGCGAGAGTTTTGCCAGTTTCCTCTACGGGCTCAACATGAATGCTTTCTGCGTAGACTTTCCAGAGGGGCCAATGGCGGAGAGTttcaggaggatgagggcgcGGGAGCAGGAACAACAGTTAcaagagcagcaacagcagcagcaatcaaGTGATGGCTTTGATGGGGACCCTACTTTTAT GACAACCGATACATCATTCGCCGAACCAGCGAGCGTCAAGAAGCCAGCCCCGAAATACTCTGCAACAGGTCGCGCATCCCGAGTACCACCGCCCTCAGTTAGGGGGACAACATCGTCAACGAGGGGGGGAACGACAAGAGGGGGTGCGCGTGGCGCAAGTAGTAGTACTCGAGGAACAAGGGGGACAAGTAGTACTGCCCGAGGTCGGGGCCGTGGCGTAAGATGA